A genome region from Panthera leo isolate Ple1 chromosome A2, P.leo_Ple1_pat1.1, whole genome shotgun sequence includes the following:
- the TWIST1 gene encoding twist-related protein 1, which produces MMQDVSSSPVSPADDSLSNSEEEPDRQQPPSGKRGGRKRRSSRRSAGGGAGPGGAAGGGVGGGDEPGSPAQGKRGKKSAGGGGGAGGGGSSSGGGSPQSYEELQTQRVMANVRERQRTQSLNEAFAALRKIIPTLPSDKLSKIQTLKLAARYIDFLYQVLQSDELDSKMASCSYVAHERLSYAFSVWRMEGAWSMSASH; this is translated from the coding sequence ATGATGCAGGACGTGTCTAGCTCGCCAGTCTCGCCGGCCGACGACAGCCTGAGCAACAGCGAGGAAGAGCCGGACCGGCAGCAGCCGCCGAGCGGCAAGCGCGGGGGGCGCAAGCGGCGCAGCAGCCGGCGCAgcgcgggcggcggcgcggggcccGGCGGGGCCGCGGGCGGGGGCGTCGGAGGCGGCGACGAGCCGGGCAGCCCGGCCCAGGGCAAGCGCGGCAAGAAATCTgcgggtggcggcggcggcgccggcggcggcggcagcagcagcggcggcgggaGCCCGCAGTCCTACGAGGAGCTGCAGACGCAGCGGGTCATGGCCAACGTGCGGGAGCGCCAGCGCACGCAATCGCTGAACGAGGCGTTCGCCGCGCTGCGGAAGATCATCCCCACGCTGCCTTCGGACAAGCTGAGCAAGATCCAGACCCTCAAGTTGGCGGCCAGGTACATCGACTTCCTCTACCAGGTTCTCCAGAGCGACGAGCTGGACTCCAAGATGGCAAGCTGCAGCTATGTGGCCCATGAGCGGCTCAGCTACGCCTTCTCGGTCTGGAGGATGGAGGGGGCCTGGTCCATGTCCGCGTCCCACTAG